GAATTGCTACTTCTGTGGAGTAGAACTCACCGCCGCTAACAACAGCCCAGAGCACATTATTCAGAAGGCTATTGGGGGTGCCATCGTTGGATGGGAACTGCTTTGCAGGTCATGCAACAGCGGTCCCGCAAGTCGTATAGATAAGGATTTCGTCCGCTTTACATCCTACTTGTATAGAATGGTTTTACAGGCGAAACCTACATCTAGAGTTAGTGACAGCCTAATGGGAATCACTGAATCTGGTGAGGAAGTTAGGTTCGGACCCGATATGGTAATGGACACAAAGGTGGAGATAGCACTACCCGATGGACAGAAGCTTGCCTTTACAGCACCACCTGATGAAGCTGAAAAGAAGGCTTTCAAAAGGCTTAGTCAGTTTCAAGGCAAATTTTCTCAGTTAGATCCCAAGAGGATGATTGCCAATGCTCAAAGAGGCAAAATCAAGTTAGACGAGTTGATATACTTCACAAACCATAACGCCAAACAAAGCAAAGTAGGAGGCCCAGAGTTTTTCAGGGGCATTAAGAAGATTGCGGTTAACTTTTATCTTAGTAAAAAACACCCTCAATCTTACATACAAGATATTATCAATCAGGTGAAAGAGGGAAAACCTGCACGTCGTGTGATATCCACCTTTCATTACCCTATGTCTCATACTATACATGAGTTGGGCGAAAAGGAAATTTCACACGTGATGAAGTTAGTAGGCGACCCAGACTTAGGAGTACTTTACTTCTACATAGAGCTTTTCAATACCAGTCACTCACTGATTCTCCTTGACAGATACTATTATGGCCCTGCAATTGACGAGCAGTACTGTTATGATGTGTTAATTGGTGTTGAAATAGAGAAGCCTATAAGGCTGCTCTTCGAGAACCGTTTACTAATGTTGAGGTCATTCGACCACGAGTGGAATACTAACCCTCAAGCAGAAGCCGCTTATAGACGTACCCGCAAAGTTTTGGAAGATTCCCTAAGAGTAAAGGGTCTTATCGTTTAAGGCGACTTCTCACGAATCCCCGCCACCGGTTGAGGTTTTCCTACAAATTTTACAGATTCCCATCTCATCCTTTCCAACTGCTTTTTGGTCTTAATGCATAAGACAGTAATCGGGGGTGGCACGCGCGGGGGGATACTTCGCTGTTTCAGATCAGTTCACTTGGCCAGCGATTGGCTGCCCTCATCTTTACTTCCTAGAGAATGGAACATCTTCCCAGTACAACGAAAGAAACCCGGGCCGTCGGGCAGGCACGCCACCTGAATGACTACGCCGAGAAGGCTGGCGCTACGTGACCGCAGGCCTGGAGGATGCCGACAATACTAAGGAAGCCTATGCCGGCGACTGGCGCCGCTTCACTACTTGGTGCACCGAGTATAGCTGCCAGTCGTTGCCCGCAGACGTGCCGACCTTAGTGGGGTTTGTTACCCACCTGACCGAGTTGGGCCGTAAGACTGCGACCATCCGTCGGCATGTGGCTTCGATTGCCAAAGCCCACCGTCTGGCCGGGCAGCCGGTCCCCAGCGCGGACGAAAAGTTTAAGGTGTTCATGGAGGGAGTTACCCGCGTGAAAGACGTCCGCCAGCGCCAGGTCCCGGCCTTCAAGCTGGAGCATTTCAAGCGGGCCGTCCAGGAAATCGACACCAGCCGGCCGGCCTGCGGTACCAGGCCTTGCTGCTGCTGGGCTTCAGCGGAGCCTTCCGCCGCGACGAGCTGGCCAGTGTGAACATCGAGCACTTGCAGCAGGACGAAGAAGGCTTGCTCATCGACCTGCCGCGCAGCAAAACCAACCAGAAGGGCGAGAACGAGGAAAAGGCTGTGTTCTACTCCCCGGACCGCCGCACCTGTCTGGTGCGAGCCGTCATCGAATGGGTCAGCTACCTGCAGGCGCAGGGCCGCAGTACGGGGCCAAAGCACGGGGCCACTATTTCTGTCCTTTCGCCGCGGCCAGCACCTGAGCAAGCGTCGGCTCAATACCGACGCCATCAACCTGATTGTGCAGCAGTACCTGGGCAAGCAGTATACCTCGCACTCGCTGCGGGCCTCCTTCGTGACCATTGCTAAACTCAAAGGCATCGATGACAGCAAGATCATGAATCAGACCAAGCACAAAACCACGGCCATGATTCGCCGCTACATGCGTATTGATAGCGTCCGGCAACATAATGCCGCCCAGGAAATCGGGTTGTAAACCACCCTGCCAACACTTTAGAACCAACTGGTATGACAGAACAAGAAATTGCTGATTTTCGCTACCATAGGACCAAAGAACTACTAGAGCGCTATTTCGAAATCATACAAGGCTATCTGCCTGCTATGAATGGAGTTACGGTTGGGGGCCGGCGAGAGCTTATGGCTTTCAACCTGCTGGAGCGACTTTTTTACAATGCGAAGGCCGCTCTGTTCCTGTATGACGAGTATGGCGTAAGCCATAATATGGCCGTTCCTCTAAGCCAACTATTCCGGGCCATTGTCTATGATGTGACGATTTCCTATTGGCTTTTTGCAGAAGGCCAGTTTGACGCTCACTTACTGGAGTTCAACGCTGATTATATTAACAAGAATGGGCGTAGAATTAGAGAAATGCAGGGTGAGGACCACGTGCGTACTGTAACTTACGAAGGGTGGAATCAGGTGGCCCCCGAAAACTTTACTCGTAGCGAGGCCGGTTTACAGCCCGTGCAGGTTCGCACTCAAACCTTTGAAACGATTAGCCGCGAGCTGCGGGACGAGCGGCCGGAGCCGCTGTTCCGCGAGCTGTACCTTCTTTATCCCCTGCTTTCTCAACAGGCGCACGTTTCCGCCTTTAGCAAAGAGATAATTTACAGGCGGGCCGATCCAATGATTGGCGTTTTCTACGCTTGTTGCAGAGGCTTACTGGCAGGTTCCGCTATGCTGCTGACGATTGTCAACCAAGGCGACTGGCGTTCTGTCGAACAAGCCCTATTGCAGCTATTAGCAACGGTAACACCTACTCAGCCTGAACAGCCAGAGTAAAGCATCTCTGCAGCAACAGAGGGTGCAGCCCCTTCGGCCACTCAGGTCGAAAATTAAGCGTAACGTATTGATCCGCCCAGGAGGAAAGTAACGTAGAAATCAAGCTTATAACATTCTAGAATCCCCCATGAGTATTAAGGAGATAATCTTACATTCGGGAGAAAGTGTCTATGTAGATTTCAAACAAACCGCCTATAAACCGGAGATTTTTTTCGACTTCATTAAGGATGTAATGGCAATGGCTAATGCGCCGGTTGAGGAAGATAGATTTCTCATTGTAGGCGTAAAACACTACGTCAATAATGACCGCGACATCATTGGCTTAACGCCGGATGATCTGCTGGATGATGCTGTTTACCATAAGCTACTGCATGATCATATTGAGCCCCCCATTCCATTCGAGTGCTCCTATGTTATGGTAGGGGAGAAAATGGTAGGTGTATTCAGAATATATAATACCCAGCCACCTTACATGATGCGCAAGGATTTTGAGCGCGGTAAACAGAAGTTGCTGATAGGAGACTCTTTCATCCGAGTTGGTACCACGACGGCCCGGGTCAGGCGGGCCGATATTGACCAGATGTTTGCCCGCCGCCTGGCAGCAGACCCGTTTGCAGGTAAGATCGACGTGCAATTAGAAGTGGATGGTCAACTACTCACTACTGCGCGCACTTGCTCAGTGGGGGATTTTCCTTCTGAAGCGGCCCGTCAGAAGATAACTCATATACTGGAGGAAAAGCGGGAAAAGCTGCAGCAACAGCAGGCCGCTGAGGCCTTGCGAAAGCAGCAGGCATCGGAGAATTGGAGCACTCATGCTATTTCACAAGCCTTGCAGCAAATGCAATTCCCCAAAGGGGTTGACTTGTCAGGTATGAGTATCATAGGGTCAAACGGGCCATCCAGGTACGAGGACCGAAGCATCGAGCAGCTGGAAGAGAACCTGCAGCATGTGAAAGAAACCTACCGAGAAGAGGACCTGTACGCCAAATTCGAGGAGAAAGCCCACAAGCTCAATTTCATTGTGCTGAATAACAGCGAGCAGTACGTAGAAGATTGTTCCCTCACGATTACGCTTCAGCACGGTGCCGGCGTGGACATTGCCACGAAAATCATCCAGCGGCCGCAACCACCGTCCGCCTTTGGTTACACCCCGCCGCGCCCTATGCCAATGGGGTATCCTTTCGTGGAGCAGCAGGCCGATCAGTACCTGATCCGGGATAGTATCAAAAGCTTGAAACATGGAATTGATAACCGGGCATTCCAGGAGCCGTTGCGGGTTTTTGTACCCCCGCAGGCCTCCGGCCAGCAGCTGCGTTTCCAACTGACGCTGACGGCTAAAAACCTGCGTAAACCAGTAGTCAACGAGGTGCTTCTTACCATTCTATAGCTCTCTGGTATACTAGCTATGAATATGGTCCTCAGGGCTTTCTCTTTACCAACGGTATTGGCCTTGCCTAGGCTGGCTAATCGTAGTTGTCAAACTCGATTTCTTCATCTTGATTTTGGTTGGGATACATATCCTTTAGGATTGAATCAGGAGTTTCCTCATCGCTTAGATCATCGCCATCATTGACAGCCCGGTGGCGTTCTTGGTCCTCGTGTTTTTGCTGTTTATCAAGATAATTGTAGTAGGCTTCTTGGCGGTCAGGATTCATGGGGGTAGTCATACAGTTGATAAATTTCTGGTGAGTGAATGGGTTTTGTTTTGCATAGATAGTGAATTTAACTTTTTGGAAACAAGTTTTAACTTGTTAAAAAAGAGGATTTTAGCTCTGCACCGTTTTAGCTGCCATATACCCTAAATACTAATAAAGAGTGGGTCGGATAAAAATTGAAGCTGGGGTTGCTGGAGCTGCGGAAATACCTGCAGCTCCAAGTGCTGCACTTGCAGGGCCAGCAACTAGACGTGACGTAGGCGAAGGCTATACCCGTACAATGCCCCCTAGCCGTAAGTACGGATTCTGCTGAATCTGGCGGCAGCCGTCAAGGATGTTTTCTACTTCCGCTTCGTACTCGGTGCCGGCAACAGGGAGGCTGTGGGCCGCCTGTGACACCTCCAACGCCTTCGCAATTACGCGCTGTTCCTGGGCGGCGTGGTTGTCATGCGTTCGGGAGCGTTTGGAAGGTAAACCGAGTTGCGTTTCCGCCACTTGGTTGTAGTGGCGGTGCAGGGTCAGGACTTTAGAATGTAGTGTATCGCTCATGGTTGAAAAGGAAGAAATTGGTTGTTGAAAAAAGACGGGTATTCGCCTTTCAATTCCAAATCAGGCACCAAAAAAGAATCGAGGCGGCCCTTTAAAACACGCAAAAACCACATTTATGGCTTATAAATGCAGTTTTTTCTTTGTGTCTTAGAAGTGGCGCACGGTATCTACCCCGCAAATGTCGCTTACCTATGAACAGCGCAACCCCAGAGGCTAGGGGCCTTTGGGGTGTTAAGAAGTGGGTGCAGTAACACCTTAACTTCTTCTGACAAGATGGAAAAGGAACGTGCTGAAATGGATTTTAATTTCGCGCTTAACCACCGCATACCCCAGGGGCTTTAAGCTGGGCGACAATTACCTCGAACTTGGCATCCGGTCGCGCCTGGTAGTCCGCTTCTGTGATTTCCCGTGCCGAATCAGGTACCACTTTCCACCCAGTACGATGTACTTCATGCGCTACGTGAGCGGCCGCCCCGGCTTCATCGAAAGCATCAAGAACAACCAATTGAGTAGCGCGGGGCGCCTTAGTTGTTTGTAGCTGCACTTCAAAGTAGGCGAGCCGGGTTTTGGCTTCGCATGTGAAGTTGTGTGGCTGTTGAACCCCGACACGTCTGGAAAGACCGGCTAAAGGGCACCAGCCTGGGCGTGTGGACCAAGGCCTACAACACCAGTACCGGCGAAACGGAAGGCACCCGCGGCCCCGAGTACCCCGAGTTCAAAGGCTACTACTCCAACTTCTACTGATTCACCCCGCAGACCACCGGCCGGCCCCTCACGATAGTCTGCGACCAGGAAGACGTGTACCTGCGCCTGTTCACGCCGCGCTTCTCGGCCACCCCCTACAACACGGCCCCGGCCTTCCCTGGCGGCCAGCTCTCCTTCCTACACGGCATCTCGGCCATCGGCACCAAGTTACAGAAAGCCGAGAACATGGGTCCGATGGGCAAAACCAACATGTACTACGACTACGGCAAAGACCCCTCGTACGCCAAGGAAATGACCCTGCACTTCGACTTCTCTGGCCAACAGGCGCCGGTCGGGGCAGTTGGGCAGCTGTAGAGTGTAGTCTATTGCTTTTAACTTCTATCTTGCATTCCAAAGTACACCAAAAACCCAGCTCTATTATGCCAGATTTTAAGACCGAAAAAAGAAAGACATTTGATAATGAATATGTAAAGGTTTATTTGAAGAATAAAACACAGTTTGCGAATGTTAAGACTCTTTTGTCAGAATTGCAGTCCGTGAGAAGAGTTAATATTACAGAGAATAGCGAGACTGATTTAACGGTGTACCCCTCTAAGATATACTCAGCTGATGAGGCTATACAGGAGATAGAAGTTTCGCTAGAAGCTTTTTTTAGTGGAAGTCCTATTGATCCTGTAATTGAGAACAAAGGATTATCAAGTATTAGTGAAAAAGCATACTTTGAAATTATCGATAAAATATCAAATTTTGGGCAGAGCTTAGAGAAATATAAAGATTTGTACGATAAATTTGATGAAGAAGGATTTCGAAATTTCTTTTTGCCTTATTTGAATTCTATATCAACTCGTCATACAGCTACGGGTGAAACATTTAATAAGATAGGGAAAACTGATATATTGATTCAGGATGAAAACGGCTTAAATGTTTTTATCGCTGAATGCAAGCTTTGGAAGGGTGAAGGAGAGGCTGAAAAGGCAATAGATCAGCTATTAAGTAGATATGTTACTTGGCGTGATGAAAAAATTGCTATCATGTTTTTTAATAAAACAGTAAAAAAATTCGGCGACATAATTGATAAAGCAATAGCTGCGTTCAAGCTGCACAAGAATTTCAAGTCTTACGTTGGTTCAAGAAATTCAACATCACACTCTTTTATTTTCGCAAACCCAGATGATCCCGGTAAGAATATTAATATTGAATTGATTATGTTTAATTGTATTTGATGTGTACTATGATATCGTATTATGCTTGATCTTGAAAAAAAGTTTGAAATAGGTTCTCTTAGGTGGGTAGGTCAGACTTACAACAGTTTTTTTCCTGACAAGACTGTAATAGCGGGAAAAAGCTTGGAATCTATTAGTGAAGCTATTGGTATGCCATGTTATAAACTAGGTCGTATTAGCCAGAATAATGTATTTGTTGCACATGATAGTTTGGATATTTTCTATGTTTATGTCAATCCTAGTTATAGCGCATATAGGAGAGCGTTTGCGAAAGTTGTAGGCTCAGTTGCTGCTGGATATCACGTGGATCATGTTCTTTCAAAGAATTTGGCAATTCATTTTGGCTATAATTATGTTCTTTTATGTATGATTCCTGGACGAGTAAATAAAAGGCATGGGTATTATGAAAAAATAAAGATTAATCTTATTGAAGATGTGCCTGATGTTTGTTATCCGGATGATAGGATATATCACAAAATACTTTCAAGAAATCCTACAGCTAGAAATAAAAGGGAAGATTTGCTTAATGGATATGCGCCTGAAAATATTATAAAGTATGGATTGACACTAAAGCAAAAGGGCCTTTGGAATGTAGCTTTTGGATTTGATGTTGCAGATATGTTTAGTATAGTCAGAAAAACCTCGGTGATTAATGTGTAATGCCATTTCTATGTATTTGTCTATTGTTGGGATTGTTGGTAGCTCTTGCCTCATAACCCCCACCATGCCTAAATCCTAAAGCTTTCTGCTAACACAACCCCGCGGCCCCGGCCGGCACATCGGCCGGCTTCCCCTCGCTTGGACCGGCGTGGGGGCCGCCGGGACCGGCCTGCCCCATGACCCTGCGTATTATACTTTCTTCGCTTCTCACTGCCCTGCTGCTCACTGCCTTCCGCGCCGCGCCGCCTTGCGCCTGAGCTGGGAGCGACCCCGCCCGCGGCCTGGAGCAAACCGCCTACCAGGTGCTGGTGGCCTCCACTCCCGAAAAGCTGGCCGCCAACGAAGGCGACCTGTAGAACTCAGGCCAGGTCACATTGATGTAGCAAAGCAGAAGCTGACGAAATAGCAATAGGCTTTTTAATAATGCGAAAAGCCTATTGCTATTTAGAGTAGGGCTTTTTTGCCATTTACAGAGCTGCTACATAGTAATATTGGGATTAAGCTTGAGATGCTAGGAGCGCATGTCCGGGCTGCTGGAAGGAAAATATACCGGGTTGAAAAGCTCGCGCATGCGGCTACGGACACGGTTGCCGTAGCACTGATCGAGGCTGAGCGAAACCGAACCGTCTGTTTGCGGCGCATCGGTCGCGGGCAAGTTGGTAGTCAAATGCGTCATAGTGCCCTCTAAGCGTCCGCACTGGAATTCATCGTAGCGGGAGAGCAGTACGTCCGACAATGCATTAACTTCATTGCCGTAGTGCTTCACCGGCATGGGCTCCGTACCCAGATCGTCGAAGCAAACCCCGGTGCTGCCGGCCGATAGATACGGGTTCAAGCCATCCGTCCCTTGGTCTGTGAAGCGCTTGGCCACCTGGCGGGCTGCCAACATCCCGAAAGACTGGCGTGGGTTGCGCATGAACAGGCGCATGAGGGAGGTTTTGCCGCAGCCGACAGGGCCGAACAGCAACAACCCTTTTTCCAGGGAGTAGGAGAGACCCAACTCCTGGCCCTTGACTTCGAAGCGCTGGTCGTTGGTGAAGTACAGGCACAACAGTTCGAAGACGGCCTTGGTGTCAGCGGTCAGCTGGAAACCTGGGATAGTATCGTGCGCCTCCTGGAGCTTGATGCGGTACAGGTTTTCGGCGGTGATGACTGGAGGAGGGGGCGGATTGTGGAGATTCCAGCGGTAGAGCTGCATGCGCAGCTGCTGCCATTTCTCGACCCGATACTTGGCCAACACGGCTGCTTGTTCTTCAACGGAAAGAACAATGTCATCCGGCGAAGCAGGCACGATGGGCGGACCATCCGGAGTGGCAATGCGCAGGGGAGGGTTAAAGCTGGCCATAGGAGACGTTGACAGGGGCATGGAGACGTTGCTGAGCAGCGGCGAGGCGGCGAGAATATTGTGCAGTGTTTGCATGGGGATTGGTAAGCCAGAGGCTGTATTTGCGTTTTGTTTCGGGATAGGTTAGCCCCTGAGTGCCGTTCTTGATAGCGGCATGCAGAAGAGCCAAGCTGAATTCTTCGTTGTATTCGGCCAACTCATCGACCTGCATCTGGAAAGATTCCACAGTCAATGGGCGGCCCCGTTTCTGGCGGAAGGTGACCCAAGAAGTGAACACATCGCGGAGCTGCTGAGTCGCCCCGGCAGGGAACTGCAGGCTAGCCAGCAATGCCAGTGCAGCTTGCTGGGAAGGCTTGGGCGACAGCAGTGGGGAAGAAGGAGGGGCGGCCGCAACAGGGGAGGATGAAGGGGCTGACGTCAGGTCTTTAGCTGAGGCAGATTCTTCCCCTATTCCCAATTTTTTTTGAGGCGCAGCCCGAGCTGCGCTACCCCCGATAGGGGTTTGATTGGAATTTACTTTGGTATTTATCCTGGTATTTATGTCGGCAGATTTCGCAGGGACTCCTTGCGGATTCTGCAGGGACTCGTTGCGGAATTCGCAGGCACTTTCCGCAGAATCTGCCGGCTCAGCAGCCTCTTGTTCCTGCGGATTCCGCAGGGACTTTTCCTGTGCCGAAGCTGGGCTAGGGTTGGGGAGTTTAGGAATCAGCAGGCGCTTCTGGCGGGCTTTCGGGTCGAAGCTCCGGGTAAGCAGGTCGTAGCTGTTCAGCTGCTTGATAGCGTCGCCGACAGTACGAATACCAATGCCCAGGCGCAGTGCGAAGTGCTCGTCGCTGGCGAAGACTTTGCCGCTGACTTTATAGAGGTCCAGTACTTCAGCCAAGATGAGCTTGGCGGTGAGCGTAATGTCCGGAAGGGCCAGGACTTCTGCCGGAACGATCAGGGCGCGGGATTTACGCGCCGCTTGGGCCGAGGCCGAGGTAGGAGAGGAGGGCGTCTTCATTAGGCGAGGTCCTCCTGCTGATCGGTAGAAATTGAGCCCAGCTCAACCTGGCGGCTAAAGGCCGCAATAGCTTCTATATCCTGGCGCCAATAGTTCGATATTTGACTAGTTGGGCCCACGTGTATTGGTTAAAAAGCCTCTCCAAGCCTCTTGGGGAGGCTTTTTTAGTTTTGTAGGTAAAACATAGGTAAAACAA
Above is a genomic segment from Hymenobacter cellulosivorans containing:
- a CDS encoding tyrosine-type recombinase/integrase, which produces MCSTPRTAAPVWCEPSSNGSATCRRRAAVRGQSTGPLFLSFRRGQHLSKRRLNTDAINLIVQQYLGKQYTSHSLRASFVTIAKLKGIDDSKIMNQTKHKTTAMIRRYMRIDSVRQHNAAQEIGL
- a CDS encoding helix-turn-helix domain-containing protein, producing MKTPSSPTSASAQAARKSRALIVPAEVLALPDITLTAKLILAEVLDLYKVSGKVFASDEHFALRLGIGIRTVGDAIKQLNSYDLLTRSFDPKARQKRLLIPKLPNPSPASAQEKSLRNPQEQEAAEPADSAESACEFRNESLQNPQGVPAKSADINTRINTKVNSNQTPIGGSAARAAPQKKLGIGEESASAKDLTSAPSSSPVAAAPPSSPLLSPKPSQQAALALLASLQFPAGATQQLRDVFTSWVTFRQKRGRPLTVESFQMQVDELAEYNEEFSLALLHAAIKNGTQGLTYPETKRKYSLWLTNPHANTAQYSRRLAAAQQRLHAPVNVSYGQL
- a CDS encoding AlbA family DNA-binding domain-containing protein, which produces MSIKEIILHSGESVYVDFKQTAYKPEIFFDFIKDVMAMANAPVEEDRFLIVGVKHYVNNDRDIIGLTPDDLLDDAVYHKLLHDHIEPPIPFECSYVMVGEKMVGVFRIYNTQPPYMMRKDFERGKQKLLIGDSFIRVGTTTARVRRADIDQMFARRLAADPFAGKIDVQLEVDGQLLTTARTCSVGDFPSEAARQKITHILEEKREKLQQQQAAEALRKQQASENWSTHAISQALQQMQFPKGVDLSGMSIIGSNGPSRYEDRSIEQLEENLQHVKETYREEDLYAKFEEKAHKLNFIVLNNSEQYVEDCSLTITLQHGAGVDIATKIIQRPQPPSAFGYTPPRPMPMGYPFVEQQADQYLIRDSIKSLKHGIDNRAFQEPLRVFVPPQASGQQLRFQLTLTAKNLRKPVVNEVLLTIL
- a CDS encoding HNH endonuclease encodes the protein MNCYFCGVELTAANNSPEHIIQKAIGGAIVGWELLCRSCNSGPASRIDKDFVRFTSYLYRMVLQAKPTSRVSDSLMGITESGEEVRFGPDMVMDTKVEIALPDGQKLAFTAPPDEAEKKAFKRLSQFQGKFSQLDPKRMIANAQRGKIKLDELIYFTNHNAKQSKVGGPEFFRGIKKIAVNFYLSKKHPQSYIQDIINQVKEGKPARRVISTFHYPMSHTIHELGEKEISHVMKLVGDPDLGVLYFYIELFNTSHSLILLDRYYYGPAIDEQYCYDVLIGVEIEKPIRLLFENRLLMLRSFDHEWNTNPQAEAAYRRTRKVLEDSLRVKGLIV